The Deinococcus metalli genome contains the following window.
ACGGATTGAGTTCCGTGACCGTCAGGATCGGCGGGCGGATCTGGTCGAACGACACGTACTCCATGCTCCAGAACACGTTGCCCCACGCCTCGTTCAGGCGCTCGACCACGGTGTAGCGCTGGCGCAGCCATTCCGGGAAGGCCGCCGCGCTGGCCCCGCCGTAGCTGCGAGACGTGGCGTGGCAGCCGAACTCGTTGTCGGTCTGCCAGCCCACCACCGCCGGGTGCCGCCCGTAGCGCAGGGCCATCGCCAGCGTGACCCGGCGCGAGTGCTCGCGGTACACCGGCGACGCGAAGTCGTAGTGGCGCCGCGACCCGAACTCGCGCACACGGCCCTGCTCGTCGTACGGCAGGACCTCCGGGTGCGCTCGGATCAGCCACGCGGGCGGCGTGGCCGTCAGGGTACACAGCACGACCTTCAGGCCCGCGCCGTGGTACGCCTCGATGGCGTGATCGAGCCACGCCCAGTCGTAACGGCCGGGTTCGGGTTCCAGTCGGCTCCACGCGAACTCCGCGATCCGCACGAAGTGCAGGCCCGCGCTGCGCTGCTGCTCGGCGTAGCGGGTCCAGCGGTCCTGCGGCACGTGCTCCGGGTAATCGCAGGACCCCAGCAGGAGATGTGGGGGCGCGGCGGCGTCAGCGTCGGTCATGGGTCATCCTTGAACCAGAAGAAAATGAGAAACGTGGGGGCGGCCAGGCGGCGTGGTGGGGCAGCACGGGACGGCCCCCGTGGACGGTGTCCACGGGGGCCGCGCCAACGGGGACCGGTCAGCCGGCGTCCACCAGTTCCACGTCGAAGATCAGGGTCGCGCCGCCCGGAATCACGCCGGGCACGCCCGCGGCGCCGTAGCCCAGGTGTGCGGGAATGGTGAGCTTCGCCTTGTCGCCCACGTTCAGCTGCGCGATGCCCTCGTCCCAGCCCTTGATGACGTAGCCGACGCCCAGCGGAAACTCGATGGGCTGGCCGCGGTCGCGGCTGGAGTCGAACTTCTGCCCGTTTTCCAGCGTGCCGGTGTAGTGCACCTTGACCATCTTGCCCGGCTGGGCGGGCGCGCCGTGGCCCTCGTGATACTTCTCGACCTTGAGCTCATCCATGCGCGTCAGGGTATCCCGACTTCTGGCCATCCTCCCCGCTGCCTGAAGTGAGCCTTAAGGCCCGCCCAAGGCCCGGACCGTCCCTCTGCTAGCCTGGGCAGCTGTGAGCGGCGCGACCCCCACCCCACCCCACCCGCTCGCGGCGGCGTGGCGCACGTGGATCGTGGGCGCGCTGCTGCCGGTGTACGTGTTGACGACCTTCGTGGGCACCCTCGCCCGGGTGGACGGCGACTCCATGAACCCCACCCTGCACACCGGGGACGTGCTGCTGCTGCTGAAATACCCGCGCTGGCAGCGCACGTGGGGACTGGGCGGCGCGTTTCCCCGGCGCGGCGACCTGGTGGTGTTCAAGGCGCCCGCGGACAGTCCCTACGCCTACGAGACCGTGTGGGGCGTGCGCCACCGCCCGTACAACATCAAGCGCGTGCTGGCGCTGGCGGGCGACACGGTGGGTGTGACGGACGGGCGCGTGACCGTGAACGGCCGTGCGCTGGCCGAGCCGTACGCCAGCGAGGGTTTCGTGCAGGACCAGGCGGCCCGGGTGGTGCCGGCCGGGACGGTGTGGGTGATGGGGGACAACCGCCGCCTGGGCGAGAGCCTTGACAGCCGCGCCTATGGCCCGGTCGCGCTGCGCGATGTGGCCGGGCCTGCCGACGTGCGCCTGTGGCCGCAGCCCGGTTCCGTGCCCCGCTGAACAGGGGTCCCGCTCACGTCCCGCTGCTACGCTCGCTCCCATGAACGTCCGGATTCCCGTGCTGGCCGCCGCGCTGATGGCCGGCGGTGTCGCCTCCGCGCAGACGCTGGTCGCGGTCGACGACCCCAAGCTGCCCTTCCGCGTGTCATTGCCTGCCGGCTGGCTGGGCGCCGACTTCGGCGACAAGGCCGCCGGCGTGAGCGTCGTGTCGGCCAAGGCCCCGCCCGCCACGCTGATCCGGCTGCTGTACACGCCCAAGAACGGCGCCGCCGTGAACCTGAACAGCGAATTCAAGAAGTTCGAGGCGGGCGTGACGTCCAGCGGCGTGACCCTCAAGCAGCAGTCGAGCGCGGCCGCGACGTACGGCGGGGTCAGCGGCATCGAGCGCCAGTACACGCTGACGCACCCGCGCGGCCAGCTGCGGATGCGGGTGTGGTACGGCAACGGCGCGAAAAACCTGTACTCCTTCCAGCTCACCGACTCGCCCGCGCGCTACGCGGCAGCCAGCACGCTGTTCAGCAAGGTGCTGTCGTCGCTGCGCTTCCGCTGAGCCCCGCTGGACCGGGTTCAGCGCCGGCTCAGGCCGTGGGGGTACGGTGGGGCATGCGCCGTCTGCTCGCCCTGCTGCTCGCGTCGGGAACTGTGGCCCTCGCGAACGAACGCCTGCCCGTGACCCACGTGCGCTTCTCCGTGTCGGGCGACCGCGTGCTGGTGCTCACCTCCGGCGTGAAGGACGGGTCCGGCCAGGGCGCCGCGCGTCTGGACGTGCTGAGCACCGCGGGCGGCACCACCCTCTACCGCCAGTCCCGCACGGCGGACGCGTCGCCCGGCAGCCTGCGCGCCGCGCTGCTGAACGCGCCGGCCACCGCCGCCCGCCTGCATACCTGGGGCCTGTGGCCCGGCCGCGTGCACGCCGCGCGCTTCGCCCGCACCTACGCCGCGCCGTACCCGCGCTGGAGCGACGCCGCCACGTCCGGGCAGACCGAGCGAACCGCGGTGAACGTGTGGTCGCGGCCGGTGCCGGTCACGCTGGACGTGTACGCCCTGCCGTCCACGTGCGCGTACCCGGAGATGCTGGGCGGCTTCGTGCCCGCCGGGTTCCGCCTGAGCGTGAACGGGCTGGTCGTGTTCCAGGACGCGGCGCTGCCCGCCGCCCGCGCGTGCGCCGCCGGGTACACCCTGGAACGCGTGGACGTGCAGGGTGACCGCGCGCTGCTCACGGTCCGCGCCTACGGGCCGGGCTTCGAGGGCCCGGACGCCGAGCCGGTGTTCATCGCCGCCACGCTGCGCTGAGGGGCGGTCAGGACTCCGGGAGGGCGCCGGGCCGGCCCCGCCCGAGCGGGCGCAGCGCGTCGGCGTCCAGCCGGCGGCTGACCGCGTGGCCCAGTTTGCGCGTCAGGGCGCTCAGCGAGGCGAGTTCGGCGGAGTCCAGCACGCCGAAGATGTCGTGGATGCCCTGCACGTGCTTGGGCAGCACCCGGGCGATCAGCGCCTGCCCCGCCGCGGTGAGGGTCACGCTGACCACCCGCCGGTCGGAGGGTACGCGCTCGCGCCTGACCAGACCGTCGCGTTCCAGGTTGTCGATCACCATGGTGAGGTTCCCGCTGGAGCGCAGGATCTTGTCGGCCAGATGTCGCTGGCTGAGCGGCCCGAGGTGGTACAGCGCCTCCAGCACCGCGAACTGGCTGGTGGTCAGGTTGTGGTCCATGAGGTGGCGGTTGGCAGCCACTTCGACCGCGTGCGCGGCCCGCCAGAGTTTCACGTAGGCGTCCAGCGCCCCACGCTCCGCTTCGGTTCCCGCGTAACGGTTCGCCATGCGTCTCATGGTGCGTCCCACCGCTGCCCCGGTCAAGCGCACTTGGTCAGTCGGAAAACGTTCATCCGCCAAAGCGTGTGCTGGACGCCTGTGGATGTCGAGCCGCGTTCCCGTCTGTGAACGCTCCGTCCGGGCCGGGCGCACGCACGGGGAAGGTGGGAACGTTACCAGGGGCCGGCCGGGATTTCACCCGAATCAGAACCGGGCCGCCGTGCGGGTCCCAGCGGGCATCACGGAGCACGGCCGCCGGAGCGTGCTGCCGGCGGCCGTGCTCTGCGGGTGAGAGTGGGTCAGACGCCGGCGGGGGCGGTCGCGGGGTTGGCCTGCGCGGCCAGGTATTCCTCGGTCGCCAGGCGGATGCACGCGGCCACCGCCTGCATCGCGGTGTGGACCTCGCTGAGCGGCGGGCGGGTGGGCGCCAGGCGGATATTGCGGTCGTGCGGGTCCTGTCCGCCGGGATACGTGGCGCCGGCCGGGGTGAGGCTCACGCCGGCGTCTTCCGCGAGGCGCACCACGCGGGCCGCGACGGGGTGCGTGGTGTCCAGCGAGGAGAAGTACCCGCCGCGCGGGTTCGTCCACGTGGCGTAGGTGCCGTCCGTGCCCAGTTCCGCGCGCAGCACCTCGTCCACCGCGCGGAACTTCGGTGCGATCAATGCGGCGTGGTCGCGCATCAGGCCGTCGATGCCGCCGGGGTAGGACTCCAGGAACTTGACGTGCCGGGCCTGCTCGACCTTGTTCGGCCCGATGCTCTGCGCGTTGAGGTACTTCGACAGCCACTTGATGTTGTCCTCGCTGCTCGCCACGAAGCCCAGGCCGGCGCCCGCGAAGGTGATCTTGCTGGTGCTCGCGAACACGAAGGCGCGGTCCGGGAAGCCGGCGTCGCGCGCGAGCGCCACGAAATTCACGGTCTCGTCGGCGCCCTCCAGGTGGTGCGCGCGGTACGCGTCGTCCGCCAGGATCGTGAAGTCCGGCGCCGCGGCCTGCACGCCGGCCAGCCGCGCGGCCTTCGCAGCGCTGATCGTCTCGCCACCCGGATTCGAGTACGTCGGCACGAACAGCACGCCCTTGACCGACGGATCGCTCTGCGCGAGGCGCTGTACGGCGTCCACGTCCGGGCCGTCCGGCTGCATGTCCACCGTGAGCAGCTCGAAGCCCAGCGTCTGCAGCAGCAGGAAGTGCCGGTCGTAGCCGGGCGTGGTCACGATCATCTTGGGGCGCTGCTGCACCCACGGGCCGGCGCTGTGGCGTGTGCCGTGCAGCAGCGCGAAGGTCAGGACGAAGGCCTGGAGTTCCAGCGAGGCGTTGTTCCACACCACGACGTTCTCGGGCTTCACGTCCAGGTACGCCGCGAACAGCCGCCGCGCGCTGGGCAGGCCCGCCACGCCGCCCGGGTAGTTGCGCAGGTCCAGGCCGTCCATGGTGACATCGGCCTCGCCCAGCGCGCCCATCAGGCCGTTGCTGAGGTCGAAGTCCGCGTCGGACGGCTGGCCGCGCTGCATATTCAGTTTCAGGCCCTGCGCCCGCACGCCGTCGTAGGCCGCCTGCGCCCTGGCCAGGGCTTCCGCTCGCCGGTCACTCGTCATGGGTCCAGGGTAGCGCCCGCGCGCCCCACCCGGCCGGCGGTTGTTTGACGTTCTCTGGGCCGGCGCGGGCACGGTGCTAGACTCCCCCCGCTGACCGCCCTGCGGCCAGCCTTTGGCCCCGCCCTTTTCCGGCCCACTTTTGTTCCCCGCCCAACAGGAGATCCCCAATGCAGTACGTCGTATCCCGGCCCCGTGTCGGCGTGTTCATCGACACGCAAAACCTCTACCACTCCGCCCGCGACCTGCTGGAACGCACCGTGAACTTCGAGTCGCTGCTGCGCTGCGCGACCCGCGACCGCGAACTCGTGCACGCCATCGCGTACACCGTCGAGCGCGAGGGCGAGGCGACCGCGCGGCCCTTCATCTATAAGCTCTCGACCCTGGGCTTCAAGGTGCGGCGCATGAACCTCACGCTGCACCACGTCACCGAGGGCGGCAAGCCCATCTACGAGGGCAACTGGGACATGGGGATCGTCGCGGACATGGTGCGCATGATGGACTCGATGGACGTGGTGGTGCTGGGCAG
Protein-coding sequences here:
- the lepB gene encoding signal peptidase I, giving the protein MSGATPTPPHPLAAAWRTWIVGALLPVYVLTTFVGTLARVDGDSMNPTLHTGDVLLLLKYPRWQRTWGLGGAFPRRGDLVVFKAPADSPYAYETVWGVRHRPYNIKRVLALAGDTVGVTDGRVTVNGRALAEPYASEGFVQDQAARVVPAGTVWVMGDNRRLGESLDSRAYGPVALRDVAGPADVRLWPQPGSVPR
- a CDS encoding DUF2259 domain-containing protein, which encodes MRRLLALLLASGTVALANERLPVTHVRFSVSGDRVLVLTSGVKDGSGQGAARLDVLSTAGGTTLYRQSRTADASPGSLRAALLNAPATAARLHTWGLWPGRVHAARFARTYAAPYPRWSDAATSGQTERTAVNVWSRPVPVTLDVYALPSTCAYPEMLGGFVPAGFRLSVNGLVVFQDAALPAARACAAGYTLERVDVQGDRALLTVRAYGPGFEGPDAEPVFIAATLR
- a CDS encoding MarR family winged helix-turn-helix transcriptional regulator codes for the protein MANRYAGTEAERGALDAYVKLWRAAHAVEVAANRHLMDHNLTTSQFAVLEALYHLGPLSQRHLADKILRSSGNLTMVIDNLERDGLVRRERVPSDRRVVSVTLTAAGQALIARVLPKHVQGIHDIFGVLDSAELASLSALTRKLGHAVSRRLDADALRPLGRGRPGALPES
- a CDS encoding LabA-like NYN domain-containing protein; this translates as MQYVVSRPRVGVFIDTQNLYHSARDLLERTVNFESLLRCATRDRELVHAIAYTVEREGEATARPFIYKLSTLGFKVRRMNLTLHHVTEGGKPIYEGNWDMGIVADMVRMMDSMDVVVLGSGDGDFTDIVEVLQERGKRVEVISFREHTAQKLIDAADRFTHLPDVDDALMPARVKNGGAAKGAGDEPQP
- a CDS encoding FKBP-type peptidyl-prolyl cis-trans isomerase; the protein is MDELKVEKYHEGHGAPAQPGKMVKVHYTGTLENGQKFDSSRDRGQPIEFPLGVGYVIKGWDEGIAQLNVGDKAKLTIPAHLGYGAAGVPGVIPGGATLIFDVELVDAG
- a CDS encoding aminopeptidase, whose product is MTSDRRAEALARAQAAYDGVRAQGLKLNMQRGQPSDADFDLSNGLMGALGEADVTMDGLDLRNYPGGVAGLPSARRLFAAYLDVKPENVVVWNNASLELQAFVLTFALLHGTRHSAGPWVQQRPKMIVTTPGYDRHFLLLQTLGFELLTVDMQPDGPDVDAVQRLAQSDPSVKGVLFVPTYSNPGGETISAAKAARLAGVQAAAPDFTILADDAYRAHHLEGADETVNFVALARDAGFPDRAFVFASTSKITFAGAGLGFVASSEDNIKWLSKYLNAQSIGPNKVEQARHVKFLESYPGGIDGLMRDHAALIAPKFRAVDEVLRAELGTDGTYATWTNPRGGYFSSLDTTHPVAARVVRLAEDAGVSLTPAGATYPGGQDPHDRNIRLAPTRPPLSEVHTAMQAVAACIRLATEEYLAAQANPATAPAGV